One segment of Gemmatimonadota bacterium DNA contains the following:
- a CDS encoding Panacea domain-containing protein has product MKPPIFTEESVSEMAVPRFKEHKTTQIAVLLVKYSGGKIDLYKLIKLIYLIDRESLKRRGHPVTFDRPYNLPLGPTPSHTYHLIWNPWDGEYWSRSFSLPKKNIIRLLNNDIGDGELSQFEMNLIREIYEKFKNKSFNELKKYVHSLPEFDDPGHSSAPMEWDRLLKAVGWTGDDLVAIRKEFNAIAMFENMIDNTTVSEKTRE; this is encoded by the coding sequence ATGAAGCCTCCCATTTTTACCGAGGAATCAGTTTCAGAGATGGCTGTCCCTCGATTCAAAGAGCATAAAACGACTCAAATTGCAGTGTTATTAGTAAAGTATAGTGGTGGTAAAATTGATCTGTATAAGCTAATTAAGCTAATTTATCTTATTGATAGAGAGTCGTTGAAACGCAGGGGCCATCCCGTGACGTTTGACCGGCCCTATAACCTTCCATTGGGACCTACACCGAGTCATACTTATCATTTGATTTGGAATCCGTGGGACGGGGAGTATTGGTCTCGGTCTTTTTCGCTTCCGAAAAAAAACATTATCAGGTTACTCAATAATGATATAGGTGACGGAGAATTATCCCAATTTGAGATGAATTTAATACGTGAAATATATGAAAAATTTAAAAATAAATCGTTTAATGAATTAAAAAAATATGTTCATTCTTTGCCAGAATTTGATGACCCTGGTCACTCTTCTGCGCCGATGGAGTGGGACAGGCTACTCAAAGCCGTGGGGTGGACTGGTGATGACTTAGTCGCAATAAGAAAAGAGTTTAACGCCATAGCAATGTTTGAAAACATGATTGATAATACGACTGTGAGTGAAAAGACAAGAGAGTAA